Proteins from a single region of Methanotorris igneus Kol 5:
- a CDS encoding ribosomal biogenesis protein, with the protein MNNMIITTSRKPSQRTRSFANDLARALNVEYLTRGKTPLREIFEYYDKVIIIEEFKGNPGKLKIYDVLRNRILSMFISIKLQKEVCGERVTNDNGLAVKYTENTKEYCNLFLDYGFEFVEDSDFVMSFEKVKYRNPPTDKNKMVLFSIQFYKNDRKVGPLIRVKSIKTFDKIDVK; encoded by the coding sequence ATGAACAATATGATAATAACCACATCAAGAAAACCTTCCCAAAGAACAAGAAGTTTTGCTAATGATTTGGCCAGGGCTTTAAATGTTGAATATCTAACAAGAGGAAAAACTCCTTTAAGAGAGATTTTTGAGTATTACGACAAAGTTATCATCATTGAGGAATTCAAGGGAAATCCCGGAAAGTTAAAAATCTATGATGTTTTAAGGAATAGAATATTGTCAATGTTTATATCAATTAAATTACAAAAAGAAGTTTGTGGAGAAAGGGTGACTAACGATAACGGATTGGCAGTTAAATACACTGAAAATACAAAGGAATATTGTAATTTGTTTTTAGATTATGGATTTGAATTTGTAGAGGATAGTGATTTTGTTATGAGTTTTGAGAAGGTTAAATATCGCAATCCACCAACAGATAAAAACAAAATGGTTCTTTTCTCCATCCAGTTCTATAAGAATGATAGAAAAGTTGGACCATTAATAAGAGTCAAATCTATAAAGACATTTGATAAAATCGATGTTAAATAA
- a CDS encoding KEOPS complex subunit Pcc1 codes for MKILKWEKMSKINSFCLEIEFDSPEEAEVIYKAILLDHLESQIKSKADMQLNANILNIQIFAEDLSILRAALYSYLRWIKVSDNIYKICKG; via the coding sequence ATGAAAATATTAAAATGGGAAAAAATGTCAAAGATAAATTCTTTTTGCCTGGAGATTGAGTTTGATTCTCCTGAGGAAGCCGAGGTTATTTATAAAGCTATACTATTGGATCATTTAGAATCTCAAATAAAATCAAAAGCAGATATGCAATTAAATGCCAATATTTTAAACATTCAGATTTTTGCCGAAGATTTAAGTATTTTAAGAGCGGCATTATATTCTTATTTAAGGTGGATAAAAGTTTCAGATAATATCTATAAAATCTGTAAAGGATAA
- a CDS encoding prefoldin subunit beta — MELPPSVQSQILQFQQLQQQLQMIVMQKQQIEVQTKEIEKALEELGKATGDEVYKMAGGIFVKRNKEDVKKELEEKLETLKLRISTLAKQEEKMQKRLSELQEKLQQAMASTAAQ, encoded by the coding sequence ATGGAATTGCCACCAAGTGTACAAAGTCAAATTTTACAGTTCCAACAACTTCAACAACAATTACAAATGATTGTTATGCAAAAACAGCAAATAGAAGTGCAAACAAAAGAGATTGAAAAAGCTTTAGAAGAACTCGGAAAAGCTACAGGAGATGAAGTATATAAAATGGCTGGGGGCATTTTTGTCAAAAGAAATAAGGAAGATGTTAAAAAAGAATTAGAAGAGAAATTAGAAACTTTAAAATTGAGAATATCAACATTGGCTAAACAAGAAGAAAAAATGCAAAAAAGATTAAGCGAGTTGCAAGAAAAATTACAGCAGGCAATGGCATCCACTGCAGCACAATAA
- a CDS encoding DHH family phosphoesterase — MEPLQENIENLLKFLKNDEILFLCHHNADPDAVGASIALKYLAKTLNPSGNFRISANSISKLSRNILEEVDEEVEIVEYPKLPKTVVLVDTSSTNQLSVDEDKLKECDVVLIDHHKKTNLVNLCKFYIVDEKSPSTCEIVSEIFRKLGIYPPKNIRIALLCGILYDTKHLKLANEMTFSILAWLIKGISFQKILYLLSQESDKSKRVAHLKACSRMEIREVDGITVALSHVSSHEASSAKTIVSIGADIAFVVAVRKREEEIRVSARCRKSVSKKVHLGSLMEKIGKELGGEGGGHAEAAGLNAPYDKKKKNKDDVIKEVLNLCFEMFKKEWENIQ; from the coding sequence ATGGAGCCGCTCCAAGAAAACATCGAGAATCTACTAAAATTCTTAAAGAATGACGAAATTCTATTTTTATGCCACCACAATGCAGACCCTGATGCTGTAGGGGCGAGCATTGCATTGAAGTATCTTGCAAAAACACTAAATCCATCTGGGAATTTCAGAATATCAGCCAATTCTATAAGCAAACTGTCAAGAAATATTTTGGAAGAGGTTGATGAAGAAGTTGAAATAGTTGAATACCCAAAATTACCAAAAACAGTTGTTTTGGTAGATACTTCATCAACAAACCAGTTGAGCGTTGATGAGGATAAGTTAAAGGAGTGTGATGTTGTTTTAATTGACCACCACAAAAAGACAAACTTGGTTAATTTATGTAAATTTTATATTGTTGATGAAAAATCGCCATCCACATGCGAAATTGTCTCTGAAATTTTTAGGAAACTTGGCATCTATCCTCCAAAAAATATAAGGATTGCATTATTGTGTGGAATTTTGTATGACACAAAACACTTAAAACTTGCAAATGAAATGACATTTAGCATATTGGCGTGGCTTATAAAAGGCATAAGTTTCCAAAAAATCCTCTATCTCTTATCCCAAGAGAGTGATAAGAGTAAGAGAGTGGCTCATTTAAAGGCATGTAGTAGGATGGAGATTAGAGAGGTAGATGGCATTACTGTTGCTTTGTCTCATGTAAGTTCCCATGAAGCATCATCTGCAAAAACCATTGTTAGTATAGGGGCAGATATTGCATTTGTTGTAGCAGTTAGGAAAAGAGAAGAAGAGATAAGGGTTAGTGCAAGGTGTAGAAAGAGTGTCTCAAAAAAAGTTCATCTTGGCTCTTTAATGGAAAAAATAGGGAAAGAACTTGGAGGAGAAGGAGGAGGTCACGCAGAAGCGGCGGGTTTAAATGCACCTTATGATAAAAAGAAGAAAAATAAGGATGATGTTATAAAAGAGGTCTTAAATTTATGTTTTGAAATGTTTAAAAAAGAGTGGGAAAATATTCAATAA
- a CDS encoding dihydroneopterin aldolase family protein: MANIKKLEESEVFKSYFKNLTDRERAVFEGGITLGALFHQFVGTPVSLNNKESLEKAIEEAMKNQPCVEDIEVKIVGDFEEGKYVSLTGEMLNVKLKIRVNETIAILRLRYIEELDYPLMYVEKIE, encoded by the coding sequence ATGGCAAATATAAAAAAATTGGAAGAAAGTGAGGTATTTAAGAGCTACTTTAAAAATTTAACTGATAGGGAAAGGGCTGTTTTTGAGGGAGGAATTACTTTGGGAGCTTTATTTCATCAATTTGTTGGGACACCAGTGAGCTTAAATAACAAAGAAAGTTTGGAAAAAGCAATTGAAGAAGCAATGAAAAACCAACCGTGTGTGGAAGATATTGAGGTTAAAATAGTTGGGGACTTTGAAGAAGGAAAATACGTATCCTTAACTGGTGAAATGTTAAATGTTAAATTAAAAATAAGGGTAAATGAAACTATTGCTATTTTAAGGCTAAGATATATTGAAGAGTTAGATTATCCTTTGATGTATGTTGAAAAAATTGAATAA
- a CDS encoding DUF2341 domain-containing protein has product MYLSQTMITLTLLLLLTGTLVYQTIDIHREMVLNEMKASSVDLKSSTVEHVVNVALPKIFNKALNDAELEVIERYNNGAQNPFFNNVSDALNFIKERTENLTNAYLENISEEYSKMGYNFEYTPIKITNITMVDGFTFKINYTFSYNLSKDGVFKTKDVNSYQYCTVKTILDAYHYVLLSGWSLKDWDYRKMIIIHENSGKNLTDYQVLIKLNSSNFNFSKAKSDGSDIRFTYLNTTTNTEKNISYWIEYWNSTSENASIWIKVPYIPANGDAIIYIYYGNSEATNESNGDVVFDYFDNGSKVSTWNVNSSAGENQSDGNPAPSYYAYANSYMYKNVNLTTNKIITFNVKTNGSGDFYFLCNNTGGGQKYTIGLGGNYISGFANTTSWTVGDTPSNGFNAMSDTWYKFGIVINETKATLYYEQTTDSSPELPANTNGMYTISNNGGYIGLAGHNETTWWDNIIIRKYTNPEPTVNISNQTLIYISPSNFVEDSNSPSIIDMLAGKNENTWGYGIKLVE; this is encoded by the coding sequence ATGTATCTATCTCAAACTATGATTACGCTAACTCTATTGTTGCTTTTAACTGGAACTTTGGTTTATCAAACAATAGACATCCATAGAGAAATGGTATTGAACGAGATGAAAGCATCTTCTGTTGATTTGAAATCTTCAACAGTTGAACATGTTGTTAATGTTGCACTTCCTAAAATATTCAACAAGGCGTTGAATGATGCGGAACTTGAAGTTATTGAAAGATACAACAATGGGGCACAAAATCCATTTTTTAATAATGTAAGTGATGCATTAAATTTCATAAAAGAGAGAACAGAAAATTTAACCAACGCTTATTTGGAAAATATAAGTGAAGAGTATAGTAAAATGGGATATAACTTTGAATACACCCCCATTAAAATAACAAATATAACAATGGTTGATGGATTTACATTTAAGATTAATTATACATTTAGCTATAATCTTTCAAAAGATGGAGTATTTAAAACAAAGGATGTGAATTCCTATCAATATTGCACTGTAAAAACAATTTTAGATGCATATCATTATGTTTTGTTAAGTGGTTGGAGTTTAAAGGATTGGGATTATAGAAAAATGATAATAATACACGAAAATTCAGGGAAAAACTTAACGGATTATCAAGTTTTAATAAAGTTAAATTCCTCAAACTTTAATTTTTCAAAGGCAAAATCAGATGGAAGTGACATTAGATTTACCTATTTAAACACTACCACAAATACGGAAAAAAATATTTCATACTGGATTGAATATTGGAATTCAACATCCGAAAATGCGTCTATATGGATAAAAGTGCCTTACATTCCTGCAAATGGGGATGCAATAATCTACATATATTATGGAAATTCAGAGGCAACGAATGAAAGTAATGGCGACGTAGTATTTGATTACTTTGATAATGGATCTAAAGTATCAACATGGAATGTTAATTCTTCTGCTGGAGAAAATCAATCAGATGGAAATCCAGCACCAAGCTATTATGCGTATGCAAATTCCTACATGTATAAGAATGTGAATTTAACAACAAATAAAATAATAACTTTTAATGTAAAAACAAACGGATCTGGGGACTTTTACTTCCTTTGTAATAATACAGGTGGAGGACAAAAGTACACTATAGGTTTAGGAGGTAACTACATATCAGGATTTGCAAACACAACATCATGGACAGTCGGAGATACACCTTCAAATGGTTTTAATGCAATGTCCGACACGTGGTATAAATTTGGAATTGTAATAAATGAAACAAAAGCAACATTATATTATGAACAAACTACGGATAGCAGTCCAGAATTACCTGCTAATACTAATGGGATGTACACTATTTCAAATAATGGTGGATATATTGGATTGGCAGGACATAACGAAACTACTTGGTGGGATAATATAATTATAAGAAAATACACCAATCCAGAACCAACTGTGAATATAAGCAATCAAACACTCATTTACATCTCGCCTTCAAACTTTGTAGAAGATAGCAACTCACCATCGATAATAGACATGTTAGCAGGAAAGAATGAAAATACATGGGGATACGGCATAAAGTTAGTGGAATAA
- the artD gene encoding archaeosortase D, translating to MRDNKKYLLNFFVLLILIYLFLKNFEMEIAKLLSFVVGNILNIPYFENNLIYNGKVFSITSACTCLFELALFLSYVFATPKAPLKYKLAYVIFGILIINITNISRIIFILKNSNLADYHLIHDAISFIIFPVTLILNTIWVKILLKIKVVKI from the coding sequence ATGAGGGACAATAAAAAATATTTGTTAAATTTTTTTGTCCTATTAATTTTAATATACCTTTTTTTAAAAAATTTCGAAATGGAAATTGCTAAATTGTTATCCTTTGTTGTTGGAAATATCCTAAATATTCCTTACTTTGAAAATAATCTTATTTACAATGGCAAGGTATTCTCAATAACATCCGCATGCACATGTTTATTTGAATTGGCATTATTCTTATCTTATGTTTTTGCAACGCCCAAAGCCCCATTAAAATACAAATTGGCGTATGTAATTTTTGGAATTTTGATAATAAATATCACAAACATATCAAGGATAATTTTTATTTTAAAAAACTCAAATTTAGCAGATTATCATTTAATTCATGATGCAATAAGTTTCATCATCTTCCCAGTAACTTTAATTTTAAATACTATATGGGTAAAAATATTGTTAAAAATTAAAGTTGTGAAAATATGA
- a CDS encoding class III signal peptide domain-containing protein, archaeosortase D/PIP-CTERM system-associated has protein sequence MKKIISNKGQISLEFALLFAVAVSVAAIAGFYYVKSTKSSSITSEKSSVKGSTTTSNKDMELVDSIEEVITNEGQ, from the coding sequence ATGAAAAAAATAATCTCAAATAAGGGACAAATTAGCTTAGAATTTGCCCTCTTATTTGCAGTTGCAGTATCTGTAGCCGCAATTGCTGGATTTTATTATGTTAAATCTACAAAATCATCATCAATAACATCAGAAAAATCAAGTGTTAAAGGTTCTACAACCACCAGTAATAAAGATATGGAGTTGGTGGATAGTATAGAAGAGGTTATTACAAATGAGGGACAATAA
- a CDS encoding PIP-CTERM sorting domain-containing protein, whose protein sequence is MNLKVLVLGLLFLAYITCGVCGYIITSPGTYEVGVNISEGDDVHIKTDNVHIIGNGKNIGIVYIKLSDSKNITIVNLTMKELYIKGYDNNKINLSNVDISGGQYGIYIYKCSGNKISGSISKVSGGRYGICIYKGSSNTISEVNGDISGAKYDGIYIYGSSNKISGSISKVSGGRHGIYVYKNNNIIAGNMSVVGSGGTGIYIEGKENVIDGINGDIIGKNNNGIYIYGSSNKIIGNISKVSGRGYGVYIYYGDNNVISDVSGEVTGTKEDGIRIYRGSGNKISGSISKVSGGRYGICIYKGSSNTISGVDYIPSSGYNSNGNLIYHCRIYGGTYSVYSNSYLTAYYNYIDNNIIYTKNDKIHSKSEVTYYLNETAYFNGEKDLFKIIIPEEDVEHYGISTSGLKKYTNYLGNQYNGLTGNDTNCDGIIDDKNYTYNRKVLDEYPLIGKPSIINRDDLEMVDISPEKYIISNGKYLIIYQNKPCAIILTIRNNGNVDESNISVGLYSNDSLIDNTYININAGGTKTVTLYWTPIATGIYTLKGFVDNDNKINESNEDNNKKEITVEVVNITLDFNYTRPTVINKNITFTPIISGINTTNVGNIDLIWDFGDGSCIKSTYPNKVVHKYNDVGDYTVTLTAAIMGINISVSHVLIISEKSNYPPIAKFSFTTNGMNVTFNASESYDIDGHIVRYVWDFGDGNITNTTSPIISHKYKESKTYTVRLTVVDDDGNTDSTIRFVLPNKKSSKSIPIPPQIQILTLIITLISIRYIMRGLE, encoded by the coding sequence ATGAATTTAAAAGTGTTAGTATTGGGATTATTATTTTTAGCATATATAACTTGCGGAGTTTGTGGATACATCATAACGAGTCCGGGAACTTATGAAGTCGGCGTTAATATTAGCGAAGGGGATGATGTGCATATAAAAACAGATAATGTTCATATTATAGGGAATGGTAAAAATATTGGTATAGTTTATATAAAATTGTCTGACTCAAAAAACATTACAATAGTTAATCTAACCATGAAAGAATTATATATAAAGGGATATGACAATAACAAAATAAATTTAAGTAATGTGGATATTTCTGGAGGACAGTATGGAATTTATATTTACAAGTGTAGTGGTAATAAAATCTCTGGTAGTATATCTAAGGTCAGCGGAGGACGGTATGGAATTTGTATATATAAAGGAAGTAGCAATACAATAAGCGAAGTGAATGGAGATATAAGTGGGGCAAAATATGATGGTATTTACATCTACGGAAGTAGTAATAAAATCTCTGGTAGTATATCTAAGGTTAGTGGAGGAAGACACGGGATTTATGTTTATAAGAATAATAATATAATCGCTGGAAATATGTCGGTAGTGGGGAGTGGAGGAACAGGTATTTATATAGAAGGGAAGGAAAATGTAATTGATGGTATTAATGGAGATATAATTGGGAAAAATAATAATGGTATTTACATCTACGGAAGTAGTAATAAAATCATAGGTAATATATCTAAGGTTAGTGGAAGGGGGTATGGGGTTTACATATACTATGGGGATAATAACGTAATAAGTGATGTAAGTGGGGAAGTGACTGGAACAAAAGAAGACGGTATTCGTATTTACAGGGGTAGTGGTAATAAAATCTCTGGTAGTATATCTAAGGTCAGCGGAGGACGGTATGGAATTTGTATATATAAAGGAAGTAGCAATACAATAAGTGGAGTAGATTATATACCATCATCAGGATATAATTCCAATGGTAATTTAATATATCACTGTAGAATATATGGAGGAACTTATTCAGTATATTCTAACTCTTACCTTACAGCATACTACAACTACATTGATAACAATATAATATACACTAAAAATGACAAAATACATTCAAAATCTGAAGTAACATATTACTTAAATGAAACTGCTTATTTCAACGGAGAGAAAGATTTATTCAAAATAATAATTCCAGAAGAAGATGTTGAACATTATGGCATAAGTACTTCAGGATTAAAAAAATATACAAATTATTTAGGTAACCAATATAATGGATTAACAGGAAACGACACAAATTGTGATGGAATTATTGATGATAAAAATTACACATATAATAGAAAAGTATTAGATGAATACCCTCTTATTGGAAAACCAAGTATAATAAATAGAGATGATTTAGAGATGGTGGATATTTCTCCAGAAAAATACATTATCAGCAACGGAAAATACTTGATTATATACCAAAATAAACCTTGCGCCATAATCTTAACGATTAGAAACAATGGAAATGTGGATGAAAGCAACATTAGTGTTGGATTGTACAGCAATGATTCACTAATTGATAACACATATATCAACATAAACGCAGGTGGCACTAAAACAGTCACATTATATTGGACGCCAATAGCCACAGGAATTTATACTTTAAAAGGATTTGTAGATAATGATAATAAAATAAATGAAAGTAACGAAGATAATAATAAAAAAGAAATAACTGTTGAAGTGGTAAATATAACCTTGGATTTTAACTATACAAGACCAACAGTAATAAACAAAAACATAACATTTACTCCAATTATAAGCGGAATTAACACTACCAATGTTGGAAATATTGACTTAATATGGGACTTTGGAGATGGTTCTTGCATCAAAAGCACATATCCAAATAAAGTAGTTCACAAATACAATGATGTTGGAGACTATACCGTAACACTAACTGCTGCAATTATGGGAATTAATATTTCAGTATCTCATGTGCTCATAATATCTGAAAAGTCAAATTACCCACCAATTGCAAAGTTTTCCTTCACAACCAACGGGATGAATGTAACCTTTAATGCTTCCGAATCTTATGATATAGATGGGCATATTGTAAGGTACGTCTGGGACTTTGGGGATGGTAATATAACCAACACAACGAGCCCAATAATTTCACATAAATATAAAGAATCTAAAACATATACGGTTAGATTAACGGTTGTAGATGATGATGGAAATACAGATTCAACTATAAGATTTGTTTTACCGAATAAAAAATCATCAAAAAGTATCCCGATTCCACCACAAATTCAAATTTTAACCTTAATCATTACATTAATAAGCATAAGATATATAATGAGGGGATTAGAATGA
- a CDS encoding class III signal peptide-containing protein produces MQIKGQISLEFTIIILAFLIAMVITTMGPGLFGMDKSVKTASASLAHAAMSKLKTNIELLAVADEGSSKIVYIKSPPGNWTVDGNNITFIGNDYNVSTICSKRLKLIVNGTEKNSFTVPTMSIIGCKLTRDGDKVVINITQ; encoded by the coding sequence ATGCAAATAAAAGGGCAAATATCATTAGAATTCACCATCATAATTCTTGCATTTCTTATTGCGATGGTTATAACAACCATGGGGCCGGGATTATTTGGGATGGATAAGAGTGTTAAAACTGCATCCGCAAGTTTAGCCCATGCTGCAATGTCCAAATTAAAAACAAATATTGAATTGTTGGCGGTAGCTGATGAAGGTTCTTCAAAAATAGTATATATAAAGTCCCCACCAGGTAATTGGACAGTTGATGGAAATAACATAACATTTATTGGAAATGATTATAATGTAAGTACTATATGTAGTAAAAGATTAAAATTGATAGTGAATGGTACAGAGAAAAACAGCTTTACCGTCCCAACAATGTCTATAATTGGGTGTAAACTGACAAGAGATGGTGATAAGGTTGTCATTAATATCACGCAATAA
- a CDS encoding DUF515 domain-containing protein — protein MATGEFTGKIKKLKSKTKKSTKIPTEGLKLVLVVLIFVVIAFAGYNVYITSKSRELLKLENEKQTAIDTLNKLFANYPGDPEKIVFVKKIQHSKSTEEIDKVLDEARAYLQLKNYKDLTIQQIKDMYGNYFSQSLKAQELVRKISGAKSKEEVDRLFKSANIKEDIKNIINKQIDEVLASGDEYYYVVKDNKSEFMSREEIEKYRNIWSLSELKTLYIEPVSQLSKVAIKISAKQCGKIPHKKDIISIYSKDGSFICYGIVNSSYVILPAISYSEDKSASSSVNEYGDSYSSSSTSSISYSLNNLPGILHATVIDRLDYNAIKEKFGKYGEKLNKIEDETQIFDENVDYFLIISIPSDKIPDIIQIDPKDMVIVVKS, from the coding sequence ATGGCTACAGGAGAATTTACCGGTAAAATTAAAAAATTGAAATCAAAAACAAAAAAATCTACAAAAATTCCAACAGAAGGGTTAAAACTTGTGTTAGTAGTGCTTATTTTTGTTGTTATTGCTTTTGCTGGATATAATGTGTATATTACTTCAAAATCAAGAGAACTACTTAAATTAGAAAATGAGAAACAGACGGCAATAGATACCTTAAATAAGTTATTTGCTAATTATCCCGGAGATCCTGAAAAAATTGTATTTGTTAAAAAGATACAACATTCTAAATCCACAGAAGAGATTGATAAGGTTTTAGATGAAGCCAGGGCATATTTGCAATTAAAAAATTATAAGGATTTAACTATTCAACAAATCAAAGATATGTATGGCAATTATTTCTCACAAAGTTTGAAGGCTCAAGAACTTGTGCGTAAGATAAGTGGGGCAAAGTCCAAAGAAGAAGTTGATAGATTATTTAAATCTGCAAATATTAAAGAAGATATAAAAAATATAATAAATAAGCAAATAGACGAGGTTTTAGCATCTGGTGATGAGTACTACTATGTAGTTAAGGATAATAAATCAGAATTCATGTCAAGAGAAGAAATTGAAAAATACAGAAATATATGGAGTTTATCAGAACTTAAAACACTATATATAGAACCAGTATCCCAACTAAGTAAGGTAGCAATTAAAATATCTGCAAAGCAATGTGGTAAAATACCCCACAAAAAGGATATTATTTCAATATATAGTAAAGATGGGTCTTTTATATGTTATGGTATTGTTAATTCATCCTATGTTATCTTGCCAGCGATAAGTTATAGTGAGGATAAATCAGCATCAAGTAGTGTTAACGAATATGGAGATAGCTACTCATCATCGTCAACTTCAAGTATCTCTTACTCATTGAATAACTTACCGGGCATATTGCATGCAACTGTTATAGACAGACTTGATTATAATGCAATAAAAGAAAAATTCGGAAAGTATGGAGAAAAATTGAATAAGATTGAAGATGAAACCCAAATATTTGACGAAAATGTAGATTATTTCCTTATTATTTCCATCCCTAGTGACAAAATCCCTGACATTATACAAATTGACCCTAAAGATATGGTTATTGTTGTAAAATCATAA
- a CDS encoding class III signal peptide-containing protein codes for MLFKRMAGQISLEFSLLVLVVLVVSMSLIVNIMNDLFNEEERIIDKIDIAAKTAVSLVNSHYNGTYANETLIYTGLTYNESNGSVYVTIHIIPKNAINKDVGDFIINYIYDNQHINRSKYNISIY; via the coding sequence ATGTTATTTAAAAGAATGGCTGGGCAAATATCTCTTGAATTTTCTTTATTGGTGCTTGTTGTTCTTGTAGTGTCTATGTCTTTAATAGTGAATATTATGAACGATTTGTTTAATGAAGAAGAGCGAATCATAGACAAAATAGATATTGCTGCTAAGACAGCAGTTTCTTTGGTGAATTCTCATTATAATGGAACTTATGCAAATGAAACTTTAATATATACTGGCTTGACCTATAATGAATCTAATGGCAGTGTTTATGTAACTATTCATATAATACCAAAAAATGCCATTAATAAAGATGTTGGGGATTTCATAATTAATTACATATATGACAACCAACACATTAACCGATCAAAATATAATATAAGTATCTATTGA
- a CDS encoding A24 family peptidase C-terminal domain-containing protein — MLFLSIAYVVNAILLLLASLTDIKERIIPHKYVIAMLILNLTVGYYYFGTDAIIAFFSTLILCLILSVGMGGGDVKVFSALAPLFAFDLVYYFPKYILVLIGLSAGLAVFFPMLKILKVYWRDILPSSLYLATVLGILVYITQIYNIPYATIVVWGYIILSIILSKKIPNYKEITKKLGFLFPIYLVGLYFVDTNYFISNNVFLSSLIYVGELTLISIVIYALMGAEVSDKKAIGELKEGDILRDIIVLKDNGDVVVENANLIKRIKFLIDYEKGGKKDYKLIFTDGEGLSEETIKLLKELHKNGKIPNELNVLKTYPFIPFVFLAYLIILIIMYKMNVGYYVI, encoded by the coding sequence ATGCTTTTTCTTTCAATTGCGTATGTAGTTAATGCAATTCTCTTACTTCTTGCATCTTTAACCGACATAAAAGAAAGAATAATCCCACATAAATACGTTATTGCAATGTTAATCCTAAATCTCACTGTTGGATATTATTACTTTGGAACTGATGCAATAATTGCCTTCTTCTCAACGTTGATTTTATGCCTAATATTGAGTGTAGGTATGGGAGGCGGGGATGTAAAGGTATTCTCTGCCTTAGCTCCCCTATTTGCCTTTGATTTGGTCTATTATTTCCCAAAATATATATTAGTCCTCATTGGTTTAAGTGCAGGTTTGGCGGTATTTTTCCCAATGCTTAAGATTTTGAAGGTTTATTGGAGAGATATATTACCTTCATCACTCTACCTCGCAACAGTTTTGGGAATTTTGGTGTATATTACTCAAATATACAATATCCCCTATGCAACAATAGTGGTTTGGGGTTATATTATACTATCAATAATCCTATCTAAAAAAATTCCAAACTATAAGGAAATAACAAAAAAACTTGGATTTTTATTTCCAATTTATTTGGTTGGGTTGTATTTTGTTGATACAAATTACTTCATTTCAAATAATGTGTTTTTGTCATCTCTAATCTATGTTGGGGAATTAACGCTGATTTCTATTGTAATCTACGCATTAATGGGAGCTGAGGTTTCAGATAAAAAGGCAATAGGTGAGTTAAAAGAGGGAGATATTCTAAGGGATATTATTGTATTGAAGGATAATGGGGATGTTGTTGTTGAGAATGCCAACTTAATAAAAAGGATAAAATTCCTTATAGATTATGAAAAAGGTGGAAAAAAAGATTATAAGTTAATATTTACTGATGGGGAAGGATTATCAGAGGAAACTATAAAATTACTCAAAGAACTACATAAGAATGGAAAGATCCCAAATGAACTGAATGTTTTAAAAACTTATCCTTTTATTCCATTTGTATTTTTAGCATATTTGATCATCCTAATCATTATGTATAAAATGAATGTGGGATATTATGTTATTTAA